A genomic segment from Thermoanaerobaculales bacterium encodes:
- a CDS encoding prepilin-type N-terminal cleavage/methylation domain-containing protein, with protein MRRNASQGFTLVEMVVTIGLLAIVFIGVLNMLDTSQQLSKVEAALSDTQENVRFAAYHITRTIRMTGGGDMPFARDDGTWVCGRIQNNESGSVATDYGNVQVAAGSDVVTLRGFFEVAPFFTNRTDVDASSGTVTVRELRTPAVGADVINPLDAVPNPASLVGRGLLLMGRRQYAVGEVASAAIVDASPDRHLVLTYAGGSAPWPSLNADGAALGSGDPAFEVYRVGILESYTYFVSPDFVLRRVGPTTGAGGEPVAVNIGSLQLALGLDTTGDGIVDTWDPSATAVTVAGSRLMAMQLAVFGRTPFEVSEWREPVETFAGFDLDPGQVNRGAKWRRMQVTASLRNFVL; from the coding sequence ATGAGACGCAACGCATCCCAGGGCTTCACGCTGGTCGAGATGGTGGTGACGATCGGTCTGCTGGCGATCGTCTTCATCGGCGTCCTCAACATGCTCGACACCTCGCAGCAGCTGTCGAAGGTGGAGGCGGCGCTGTCCGACACCCAGGAGAACGTGCGCTTCGCCGCCTACCACATCACGCGCACCATCCGGATGACCGGCGGCGGCGACATGCCGTTCGCCCGCGACGACGGCACCTGGGTGTGCGGGCGCATCCAGAACAACGAGAGCGGCAGCGTCGCCACCGACTACGGCAACGTCCAGGTGGCGGCGGGCAGCGACGTCGTGACCCTGCGCGGCTTTTTCGAGGTGGCGCCGTTCTTCACCAACCGCACCGACGTCGACGCCTCGAGCGGCACCGTGACGGTGCGCGAGCTGCGCACCCCGGCGGTCGGGGCCGACGTCATCAACCCGCTCGACGCAGTGCCCAACCCGGCCTCGCTGGTCGGCCGCGGCCTGCTGCTGATGGGCCGCCGCCAGTATGCCGTCGGCGAGGTGGCCTCGGCGGCGATCGTCGATGCCTCGCCGGACCGCCACCTGGTCCTGACCTACGCCGGCGGCAGCGCGCCCTGGCCGTCGCTCAATGCCGACGGCGCGGCGCTCGGCAGCGGCGACCCCGCCTTCGAGGTCTACCGGGTGGGGATCCTCGAGTCCTACACCTACTTCGTGTCGCCGGACTTCGTGCTGCGTCGGGTCGGACCGACTACCGGCGCGGGCGGCGAGCCGGTGGCGGTCAACATCGGCAGCCTGCAGCTCGCCCTCGGCCTCGACACCACCGGCGACGGCATCGTCGACACCTGGGACCCCTCGGCCACCGCGGTCACCGTTGCCGGCTCGCGGCTGATGGCGATGCAGCTCGCGGTGTTCGGCCGCACCCCCTTCGAGGTCAGCGAGTGGCGCGAGCCGGTCGAGACCTTCGCCGGTTTCGACCTCGATCCGGGCCAGGTCAACCGCGGCGCCAAGTGGCGCCGGATGCAGGTGACCGCCAGCCTGCGCAACTTCGTGCTGTGA
- a CDS encoding prepilin-type N-terminal cleavage/methylation domain-containing protein translates to MRPSRIASDQRGFSLLELLVALLILGFVALGIASLFSHAQLTNASGYDYAVLSSEARRALEDLLATPFDDLALVATAGTPRQLTTARRGFDIQYTVQDFQVLTWNQLTSPPWPVPATPAEANLKQITLRVASTTRFLTGRREFVVSALKIAG, encoded by the coding sequence ATGCGCCCATCCCGGATCGCCTCCGACCAACGAGGGTTCTCGCTGCTCGAGCTGCTGGTGGCGCTGCTGATCCTCGGCTTCGTCGCGCTCGGCATCGCCTCGCTGTTCTCGCACGCCCAGCTCACCAACGCCTCGGGGTACGACTACGCGGTGCTCTCGTCCGAGGCCCGGCGGGCGCTCGAGGACCTGCTGGCGACGCCGTTCGACGACCTCGCGCTGGTCGCCACCGCGGGAACCCCCAGGCAGCTGACGACGGCCCGCAGGGGCTTCGACATCCAGTACACCGTCCAGGACTTCCAGGTGCTGACCTGGAACCAGCTCACCAGCCCGCCGTGGCCCGTGCCGGCGACGCCGGCGGAGGCCAACCTGAAGCAGATCACGCTCCGGGTGGCCTCCACCACCCGCTTCCTGACCGGGCGGCGCGAGTTCGTGGTGAGCGCCCTCAAGATCGCGGGGTAG
- a CDS encoding prepilin-type N-terminal cleavage/methylation domain-containing protein has protein sequence MLLSMQSYSEQRECCPRALSGDRARRRDGGFTLVELVVVMSIGIGLMTVALPNLLRAKIRAEMLSHSKMVHQAVVVSRIGAIQRGAPVAMSLEGISDSGGGVLFAWQDSNGNEQEDAGEPRVGEWRVRPQFRVAQETANPLYRLGGAAARRGVVFLPSGAGRVSEAGAAGIGQGGVVITDIKGNQLLLRVQAGTGTVLQAMWDPVAGDWDFKSTRHWRY, from the coding sequence ATGCTACTTTCGATGCAGTCCTATTCTGAGCAGCGCGAGTGCTGTCCGCGTGCGCTGTCCGGCGATCGCGCGCGGCGACGCGACGGCGGCTTCACCCTGGTCGAGCTCGTGGTGGTGATGTCGATCGGGATCGGCCTGATGACGGTCGCCCTGCCCAACCTGCTGCGGGCGAAGATCCGGGCGGAGATGCTGAGCCACTCCAAGATGGTGCACCAGGCCGTGGTCGTGTCCCGGATCGGCGCCATCCAGCGCGGCGCCCCGGTCGCGATGTCGCTGGAGGGCATCAGCGACAGCGGCGGCGGCGTGCTCTTCGCCTGGCAGGACTCCAACGGCAACGAGCAGGAGGACGCCGGCGAGCCGCGGGTCGGAGAGTGGCGGGTGCGGCCGCAGTTCCGGGTCGCCCAGGAGACCGCCAACCCGCTGTACCGGCTCGGCGGCGCGGCCGCCCGCCGCGGCGTCGTGTTCCTGCCGTCGGGGGCCGGTCGGGTCAGCGAGGCCGGGGCCGCGGGCATCGGCCAGGGAGGGGTGGTGATCACCGACATCAAGGGCAACCAGCTGCTGCTGCGCGTCCAGGCCGGGACCGGCACCGTGCTCCAGGCGATGTGGGACCCCGTGGCCGGCGACTGGGACTTCAAGTCCACCCGGCACTGGAGGTACTGA
- a CDS encoding TIGR03663 family protein produces the protein METTPRAPGAGWRRYWPWLALVALSLALHLWGLGDRSFHHDEAIHAHSSYNLLKNGIYRYDPTYHGPLLYYLTAGAYALAGDSDFSARLPVALAGVLLIAVAWSLRRPFGERAAWWTGLLATVSPTTLYYGRFLRQDVLVMLVSSAGFVAAWRAARGRPRAWLWVGAWAALAFAVAEHAYVTSALVGLSWAVMAVVGGPRRALPGTVRFLARHRWDILGGVAVAVLVAVPLYTVFFAHSEDWFFPGKAISYWWGQHSIARVAGPWWYHLPRLALYEFLAIAAAFAWVARRWRRLRRIELSLLVFGVLSVAMYAYLREKVGWLGVHQVWAFLPLAGMQLARTFSPRGRWWSRTLAGAALAATVAVSVVASFVLDEISPNLRRVESLIYVQTCPELKAVVEDGLRLHREGVDPVAAVAGESGWPLTWYWRATPVWWDLPKAPMRPPLVLCNPEQEAEARRRLGPGYTGRRIPLRAWWLMEDRAPSAGELLRYALSRVPWSPIGSSDVVVLRRGDGPVSWSRPADIPAPLAEALPVTAARVVGEGSLIEPRGLSVRPDGLLAVADVQLSTVVRFAADGTPEPAAPPFELKQPEAVAWTPQGLLAVADTWGQQLLLWDPASGASRALPVPGEGWYGPRGVAVAADGTVAVTDTGNKRVALYSAADGEARAVLVGREGAQPGELVEPVGIAWDGPDRLVVCDTGNRRLQVLGRDGAVQAVVPLPDAWSEFYSRPQLAVLAPGLWVASDTPGSALWVVREGTPRRVDLGGHEITPTGVAFGAGALYVADLGGRVWVFDLKLDS, from the coding sequence GTGGAGACCACACCACGAGCGCCCGGCGCGGGCTGGCGCCGCTACTGGCCGTGGCTCGCGCTGGTCGCGCTGTCGCTGGCGCTCCACCTGTGGGGTCTGGGTGACCGCTCCTTCCACCATGACGAGGCGATCCACGCCCACTCCTCGTACAACCTGCTCAAGAATGGGATCTACCGCTACGACCCCACCTACCACGGCCCGCTGCTCTACTACCTGACCGCCGGAGCCTACGCGCTCGCCGGGGACAGCGACTTTTCGGCCCGGCTGCCGGTCGCGCTCGCCGGAGTGCTGCTGATCGCGGTGGCGTGGAGCCTGCGGCGGCCGTTCGGCGAGCGCGCCGCCTGGTGGACGGGCCTGCTCGCCACGGTTTCGCCGACCACCCTCTACTACGGCCGGTTCCTGCGCCAGGACGTGCTCGTGATGCTGGTCTCCTCGGCCGGCTTCGTCGCCGCCTGGCGGGCGGCGCGCGGGCGGCCCCGGGCGTGGCTGTGGGTCGGGGCCTGGGCGGCGCTGGCCTTCGCGGTGGCCGAGCACGCCTACGTGACCTCGGCGCTGGTCGGCCTGAGCTGGGCGGTGATGGCGGTTGTCGGCGGACCGCGCCGGGCGCTGCCGGGGACGGTCCGCTTCCTCGCCCGCCACCGCTGGGACATCCTCGGCGGCGTGGCGGTCGCGGTGCTGGTCGCGGTGCCGCTCTACACGGTCTTCTTCGCCCACTCCGAGGACTGGTTCTTCCCCGGCAAGGCCATCAGCTACTGGTGGGGCCAGCACTCGATCGCCCGGGTCGCGGGGCCGTGGTGGTACCACCTGCCGCGGCTCGCCCTCTACGAGTTCCTGGCGATCGCGGCCGCCTTCGCCTGGGTCGCGAGGCGGTGGCGCCGGCTGCGGCGGATCGAGCTTTCGCTGCTGGTCTTCGGCGTGCTGTCGGTGGCGATGTACGCCTACCTGCGCGAGAAGGTCGGCTGGCTCGGCGTCCACCAGGTATGGGCGTTCCTGCCCCTGGCCGGGATGCAGCTGGCGCGCACCTTCTCCCCGCGCGGCCGGTGGTGGAGCCGGACGCTGGCCGGCGCGGCCCTGGCCGCGACGGTGGCGGTCAGCGTCGTCGCCAGCTTCGTTCTCGACGAGATCTCGCCCAACCTGCGCCGGGTCGAGAGCCTGATCTACGTCCAGACCTGCCCCGAGCTGAAGGCGGTGGTCGAGGACGGCCTGCGGCTGCACCGCGAGGGCGTGGACCCGGTGGCGGCGGTGGCCGGCGAGTCCGGCTGGCCGCTCACCTGGTACTGGCGGGCCACCCCGGTGTGGTGGGACCTGCCGAAGGCGCCGATGCGGCCGCCCCTGGTGCTCTGCAACCCGGAGCAGGAGGCCGAGGCGCGGCGCCGGCTCGGCCCCGGCTACACCGGGCGGCGGATCCCGCTCCGCGCCTGGTGGCTGATGGAGGACCGCGCGCCGAGCGCGGGCGAGCTGCTGCGCTACGCGCTCAGCCGCGTGCCGTGGAGCCCGATCGGCTCCTCCGACGTGGTCGTGCTGCGCCGCGGCGACGGGCCGGTCTCCTGGAGCCGGCCGGCCGACATCCCGGCGCCGCTCGCCGAGGCGCTGCCGGTGACCGCCGCGCGGGTGGTCGGCGAGGGCTCCCTGATCGAGCCTCGCGGCCTCTCGGTGCGGCCGGATGGGCTGCTGGCGGTGGCCGACGTGCAGCTCTCGACGGTGGTCCGGTTCGCCGCCGACGGCACCCCGGAGCCGGCGGCGCCGCCCTTCGAGCTCAAGCAGCCGGAGGCGGTGGCGTGGACGCCGCAGGGGCTGCTCGCCGTCGCCGACACCTGGGGCCAGCAGCTGCTGCTCTGGGACCCCGCGAGCGGCGCCTCGCGCGCGCTGCCGGTCCCGGGCGAGGGCTGGTACGGCCCGCGCGGGGTAGCGGTGGCCGCCGACGGCACGGTCGCGGTGACCGACACCGGGAACAAGCGGGTGGCGCTGTACAGCGCGGCCGACGGCGAGGCGCGGGCCGTCCTGGTCGGGCGGGAGGGCGCGCAGCCGGGCGAGCTGGTCGAGCCGGTCGGCATCGCCTGGGACGGACCGGATCGGCTGGTGGTGTGCGACACCGGCAACCGGCGGTTGCAGGTGCTCGGCCGCGACGGCGCGGTGCAGGCGGTGGTCCCGCTGCCGGACGCCTGGTCGGAGTTCTACTCCCGGCCGCAGCTCGCCGTGCTGGCGCCCGGCCTGTGGGTGGCCTCGGACACCCCGGGGTCGGCGCTGTGGGTGGTTCGGGAGGGGACGCCCCGCCGGGTCGATCTCGGCGGGCACGAGATCACCCCGACCGGCGTCGCCTTCGGGGCCGGCGCGCTGTACGTCGCCGACCTCGGCGGCAGGGTGTGGGTTTTTGATCTGAAACTGGACAGCTGA